A stretch of Chroogloeocystis siderophila 5.2 s.c.1 DNA encodes these proteins:
- a CDS encoding ArsR/SmtB family transcription factor, with translation MPTKSPKKSVTAQEKTEECGISKLSPEALGLMAEFFKVLSEVSRLQIVCSLKTGPKNVTEIIAETELGQANVSKHLKMLTQAGIVAREQRGVCVYYQIANPLLFELCDLVCNTLIAQVEQQSLQLQQLSSLRKNG, from the coding sequence ATGCCTACGAAGTCGCCTAAAAAGTCAGTTACTGCGCAAGAAAAAACCGAAGAGTGTGGTATTTCTAAACTCTCCCCTGAAGCGCTAGGCTTGATGGCAGAATTCTTCAAAGTTTTGTCAGAGGTGAGTCGGTTGCAAATTGTGTGTTCCTTAAAAACTGGTCCTAAGAATGTCACTGAAATCATTGCAGAAACAGAATTAGGACAGGCAAATGTCTCAAAGCATTTAAAAATGCTCACCCAAGCAGGCATTGTGGCACGGGAACAGCGTGGTGTATGCGTTTATTACCAAATTGCTAATCCACTTCTGTTTGAATTGTGCGATTTAGTTTGCAATACTTTGATCGCGCAAGTAGAACAGCAAAGTTTACAGCTACAGCAACTGTCATCATTACGCAAGAACGGTTAG
- a CDS encoding NAD(P)/FAD-dependent oxidoreductase yields the protein MSPTAQKTQNIQQSHLTTQNLSSNDTTALPVKHHQIVIVGGGAAGITVAAQLLKRDRALDVAIIEPSDKHYYQPGWTLVGGGIAPISKFIRDEKAVIPKGATWIQNRVAKLEPDRNIVITQEGNEIEYDYLVVCPGIQIDWHLIKGLKEALGKNGVTSNYSKDYAPYTWEIIKNFKGGNAIFTHPATPIKCGGAPQKVMYLADDIFKSNKVDTTVMFCTAGASMFSVPEYSASLDKVVARRQIVTKFKHNLKEIKADTQEAIFAVTTDSGTEEVSLHYDMIHVAPPMSAPDFIKHSPLAGAGGWVEVDKETLQHTRYANVFALGDASSLPTSKTAAAARKQAPVAVQNLLALIRSKPLSAKYDGYTCCPLITGYNSAIMAEFAYGGKLAPSFPLDPTQERYSMYLAKARVLPWLYWNRMLKGKGFEADILKPINKLVRR from the coding sequence GTGTCACCCACTGCACAAAAAACTCAAAATATTCAACAATCTCACCTGACAACCCAAAACCTCTCGTCGAACGATACAACTGCGCTACCTGTCAAACATCATCAAATTGTCATTGTCGGAGGCGGCGCTGCTGGCATTACTGTTGCGGCTCAACTGCTCAAGCGCGATCGCGCGCTCGACGTTGCTATTATCGAACCTTCTGACAAACACTACTACCAACCTGGATGGACGCTTGTTGGTGGAGGTATTGCACCCATTTCCAAGTTTATTCGAGATGAAAAAGCAGTCATTCCCAAAGGCGCAACCTGGATTCAAAACCGCGTAGCAAAACTAGAACCTGATCGCAACATTGTCATTACACAAGAGGGAAATGAAATTGAATACGATTACCTAGTTGTGTGTCCAGGAATTCAAATCGATTGGCATTTGATCAAAGGGTTGAAAGAAGCACTCGGAAAAAATGGAGTCACGAGTAACTACTCCAAAGACTATGCTCCCTACACTTGGGAAATCATCAAAAACTTTAAGGGCGGCAATGCCATTTTCACCCATCCTGCCACTCCAATCAAATGTGGTGGTGCCCCTCAGAAGGTCATGTACCTAGCAGATGATATTTTCAAAAGCAACAAAGTGGATACCACCGTTATGTTTTGCACGGCTGGTGCATCAATGTTTTCTGTTCCAGAATATTCTGCCTCTTTAGACAAAGTAGTAGCGCGACGGCAGATTGTAACCAAATTTAAGCACAACCTGAAAGAAATTAAGGCAGATACTCAAGAAGCTATCTTTGCAGTAACTACAGATAGCGGTACAGAAGAAGTTAGTCTTCACTATGACATGATTCATGTAGCTCCCCCAATGAGTGCGCCAGATTTTATTAAACACAGCCCACTTGCGGGAGCAGGTGGTTGGGTAGAGGTAGATAAAGAGACATTGCAACATACGCGCTATGCTAACGTCTTTGCCTTAGGTGATGCGTCATCTTTACCTACGTCCAAAACAGCAGCAGCAGCACGCAAACAAGCTCCTGTTGCCGTACAAAACTTGCTAGCGTTGATTCGCTCTAAACCATTGTCAGCCAAGTACGACGGCTATACTTGTTGTCCTTTAATCACTGGCTATAACTCTGCGATTATGGCAGAGTTTGCCTATGGCGGTAAATTAGCGCCATCTTTTCCCCTCGACCCCACACAGGAACGCTATTCAATGTATTTAGCTAAAGCACGCGTACTACCTTGGTTGTACTGGAATCGAATGCTCAAGGGTAAAGGCTTTGAAGCCGATATTCTCAAGCCTATTAACAAGCTTGTCCGACGGTAA
- a CDS encoding MBL fold metallo-hydrolase, which translates to MLFRQLFDQDTWTYTYLIADPQTREAALVDPVIEKVERDFQLLKELGLKLKFCIETHVHADHITGTGKLRELTNCEGIVPENAQVSCASRLIKHGDVLQVGNIKIQAIATLGHTDSHMAYLVNGDRVLTGDALFIRGCGRTDFQSGDPGTLYDFVTQNLFTLPDETLVYPGHDYRGQTVSTIGEEKQWNPRFAGRTRDQFIELMNNLNLPNPKKIMEAVPANEQCGQVAIASS; encoded by the coding sequence ATGCTGTTTCGCCAACTATTCGACCAAGACACATGGACGTACACTTACTTAATTGCTGATCCTCAGACGCGGGAGGCAGCACTTGTCGATCCAGTCATTGAGAAAGTCGAACGAGATTTTCAGCTGCTTAAGGAATTGGGGCTAAAGTTGAAATTCTGTATAGAAACACACGTGCATGCTGACCATATTACAGGCACCGGAAAACTTCGCGAACTGACAAACTGTGAAGGAATTGTTCCAGAGAATGCTCAAGTTTCCTGTGCTAGTCGTCTCATCAAGCATGGAGATGTATTGCAAGTAGGCAACATTAAAATTCAAGCGATCGCAACTCTAGGGCACACAGATAGTCACATGGCATATTTGGTCAATGGTGACAGAGTGCTCACAGGCGATGCACTGTTTATTCGGGGATGCGGACGTACCGATTTTCAAAGCGGAGATCCAGGCACTTTATACGACTTTGTCACGCAAAACTTATTTACTTTACCTGACGAAACGCTTGTTTATCCAGGACATGACTACCGCGGACAAACAGTTTCTACCATTGGTGAAGAAAAGCAATGGAACCCGCGATTCGCAGGACGTACGCGAGATCAGTTCATTGAATTGATGAATAATTTAAACCTGCCCAATCCCAAAAAGATTATGGAAGCAGTTCCGGCAAACGAACAATGTGGTCAAGTTGCCATTGCCAGTAGTTAA
- a CDS encoding rhodanese-like domain-containing protein has translation MTSTPEKQLTNRRDRLKTIDVHTLKQLLDRQAVNLVDVREPAENAREKIPGSVLMPLSNFNPADVPFAPEKPTVLYCRTGNRSAQAAQKLFAAGVNEVEHLEGGLTAWIEAGYPTQVNKKAPISLMRQVQIVAGSLVLIGTLLGAFVSLWFLLLSGFVGAGLMFAGITDTCALGMLLAKMPWNQRTYR, from the coding sequence ATGACAAGTACGCCTGAAAAGCAATTAACCAATCGCCGCGATCGCTTAAAAACTATTGACGTACATACTCTCAAACAGTTACTTGATCGCCAAGCTGTCAATTTAGTAGATGTTCGCGAACCTGCTGAAAACGCCAGAGAAAAAATTCCAGGTTCAGTGTTGATGCCCTTATCAAACTTCAACCCAGCTGATGTACCATTTGCACCTGAAAAGCCTACTGTACTCTACTGTCGTACAGGAAATCGCTCAGCACAAGCGGCACAAAAATTGTTTGCCGCTGGCGTCAACGAAGTAGAACATTTGGAAGGTGGATTAACAGCGTGGATAGAAGCAGGCTATCCGACTCAAGTGAATAAGAAAGCACCCATTAGTCTGATGCGGCAGGTACAAATTGTTGCAGGTTCGCTTGTCCTCATTGGCACTTTACTTGGAGCATTTGTCTCTTTGTGGTTCTTACTTTTGAGCGGGTTTGTGGGTGCTGGATTAATGTTTGCCGGAATTACAGATACCTGTGCATTAGGAATGCTACTTGCCAAGATGCCTTGGAATCAAAGAACTTACCGTTAA